In Dehalococcoidia bacterium, a single window of DNA contains:
- a CDS encoding cupin domain-containing protein, protein MQAFGQYEVLSHVEMPECSLRILRLRPGEEVTPHYHRHCTQIYTVLEAGVLVQLGERTFRLLPYETVRVEAGVVHGLRPLEGTALVLSLSIPPLQRDDHHPVP, encoded by the coding sequence ATGCAGGCCTTCGGCCAATACGAAGTCCTCTCGCATGTGGAGATGCCCGAGTGCAGCCTGCGCATCCTGCGGCTGCGCCCCGGTGAAGAGGTGACACCCCACTACCACCGACACTGCACCCAGATTTACACCGTCCTGGAAGCGGGCGTCCTGGTGCAACTAGGGGAGCGGACCTTCCGCCTCCTCCCCTATGAGACGGTGCGGGTGGAGGCGGGGGTGGTGCACGGCCTGCGCCCCTTGGAGGGCACTGCCCTCGTCCTCAGCCTCTCCATACCCCCCCTCCAGCGGGACGACCATCACCCAGTGCCCTAG
- the rplI gene encoding 50S ribosomal protein L9 — MKVVFLEDVEGQARVGEVKEVADGYARNYLIPRKLAAPATPHYMEIARAKAEKEARRQAKMDQEAREKVLPRLQGKTFRIPVRVGEQGKLFGSVTAADIAEAIKAEIGIHVDHRQVELDHPIREVGTFQVSLRLTRNVHAQLTVEVVPLEEGQGG, encoded by the coding sequence ATGAAGGTAGTGTTTCTGGAAGACGTGGAAGGACAGGCCCGGGTGGGGGAGGTCAAGGAGGTGGCCGACGGCTACGCCCGCAACTATCTCATCCCCCGCAAGTTGGCTGCCCCCGCCACCCCCCATTACATGGAAATAGCCCGCGCCAAGGCGGAGAAGGAGGCCCGCCGCCAGGCCAAGATGGACCAAGAGGCGCGGGAGAAGGTCCTGCCCCGCCTGCAGGGCAAGACGTTCCGCATACCCGTGCGCGTGGGGGAGCAGGGCAAGCTCTTCGGCTCCGTCACCGCCGCCGACATCGCCGAGGCCATTAAGGCGGAGATAGGGATCCATGTGGACCATCGCCAGGTGGAGCTGGACCATCCCATCCGGGAGGTGGGCACCTTCCAAGTTTCCTTGCGTCTCACCCGCAACGTGCACGCCCAGCTGACAGTGGAGGTGGTGCCCCTGGAGGAGGGGCAAGGGGGGTAG
- the dnaB gene encoding replicative DNA helicase: protein MAERLPPHDIEAERAVVASLLVDPEAIARVVTIVRPEDFFRDEHRWIYQACLDLWQRGEAANQVTVAHELARRGLLEQAGGVAYLSQLVADLPTPLLAEEYARIVQRDAIYRRLLQAAQEIAQEAYRADDPDVARVLARAEARIAAVRQGQEVRDFLHLREVLEEWRRSQAALVSPVAAEARAITTGYIDLDTLLLGGLKRSELIVVAARTGLGKTSLLLNFARNAALRQRAVVAFFSLEMAAIQVGQRLLAMESGVDSARIGAGILSQRDEVAIAKATERLSQAAIYIDDSPVLTVAELRAKARRLQVEQGLDMVMVDYLQLLRPDMRLENRVQEVSYVSRSLKALARDLDVPVVAAAQLSRAADVRASHIPQLSDLRESGSIEQDADVVMFIYREAAYVRREEWEEMHKDRPAKAYPAEDAQIIVAKHRNGPTATVHLRFRQRIARFDDFLVPGPEAWEGQEGAHE, encoded by the coding sequence GTGGCCGAGCGGCTCCCCCCTCACGACATCGAGGCCGAGCGGGCGGTGGTGGCCTCTCTTCTCGTGGACCCCGAGGCCATCGCCAGGGTGGTGACCATCGTCCGGCCGGAGGACTTCTTCCGCGACGAGCACCGCTGGATCTATCAGGCCTGCCTCGACCTGTGGCAGCGGGGGGAGGCCGCCAACCAGGTGACGGTGGCCCATGAGCTAGCCCGGCGAGGCCTCCTGGAGCAGGCGGGAGGAGTGGCCTATCTCTCCCAGCTGGTGGCCGATCTCCCCACTCCTCTCCTGGCCGAAGAGTACGCCCGCATCGTTCAACGGGACGCCATCTACCGCCGCCTCCTGCAGGCGGCCCAGGAGATCGCCCAGGAGGCCTATCGGGCCGACGACCCGGACGTGGCCAGGGTGCTGGCGCGGGCCGAGGCCCGCATCGCCGCCGTGCGCCAGGGCCAGGAGGTGCGGGACTTTTTGCACCTTCGCGAGGTGCTGGAGGAGTGGCGTCGGAGCCAGGCCGCCCTAGTGAGCCCGGTGGCCGCCGAGGCCCGGGCCATCACCACCGGTTACATCGACCTGGACACCCTCCTCCTAGGAGGCCTCAAGCGATCTGAGCTCATCGTGGTGGCCGCCCGCACAGGGCTGGGCAAGACATCCCTTCTCTTGAACTTCGCCCGTAACGCCGCCCTGCGCCAGCGGGCGGTGGTGGCCTTCTTCAGCCTGGAGATGGCCGCCATCCAGGTGGGCCAGCGGCTGTTGGCCATGGAGTCGGGGGTGGACTCGGCCCGCATTGGCGCCGGCATCCTCTCCCAGCGCGACGAGGTGGCCATCGCCAAGGCCACGGAGCGCCTCTCCCAGGCCGCCATCTACATCGACGACTCCCCGGTCCTGACGGTGGCCGAGCTCAGGGCCAAGGCCCGCCGCCTCCAGGTGGAGCAGGGGCTTGACATGGTGATGGTAGACTATCTGCAGCTCTTACGCCCTGACATGCGCCTGGAGAACAGGGTGCAAGAGGTATCCTATGTATCCCGCTCCCTGAAGGCCCTTGCCCGCGACCTGGACGTGCCGGTGGTGGCCGCCGCCCAGCTCTCGCGGGCCGCCGACGTGCGCGCCTCCCACATCCCCCAGCTATCCGACCTCCGCGAGTCGGGCTCCATCGAGCAGGATGCCGATGTCGTCATGTTCATCTACCGGGAGGCGGCCTACGTGCGGCGCGAGGAGTGGGAGGAGATGCACAAGGACCGGCCGGCCAAGGCCTACCCCGCTGAGGACGCCCAGATCATCGTGGCCAAGCACCGCAACGGCCCCACGGCCACTGTCCACCTGCGCTTCCGCCAACGCATCGCCCGCTTCGACGATTTCCTCGTGCCTGGGCCGGAGGCATGGGAGGGCCAGGAAGGGGCCCATGAGTAG
- a CDS encoding DnaD domain protein, protein MSREQIRLPGGSVPLAPQLFLHLLPQMSLEELMVTLYFLFLAGGQGMGEEELLAHPLLLRALARHTKRPAQAARQGLALALKRGTIRRQEEGGRPILIPGPCLLPQPNIFRLYEENIGPLAPLVAEELEEAEARYPWPWIEAAFREAVERNKRSWRYIKAILRRWEEEGPRHEAAGRGSERDDLRWLEERYRRGKGEPASPAGR, encoded by the coding sequence ATGAGTAGGGAACAGATACGCCTCCCTGGGGGCTCCGTCCCTTTGGCCCCCCAGCTCTTCTTGCACCTCCTGCCCCAGATGAGCCTGGAGGAGCTCATGGTGACCCTTTATTTCCTCTTCCTAGCTGGAGGCCAAGGGATGGGGGAGGAGGAGCTGCTGGCCCATCCCCTCCTGCTGCGGGCCCTGGCCCGTCACACCAAGCGACCGGCCCAGGCGGCCCGGCAGGGGCTGGCCCTGGCCCTGAAAAGAGGCACCATCCGGCGGCAGGAGGAGGGAGGGCGCCCCATCCTCATCCCCGGGCCGTGCCTCCTGCCTCAGCCCAACATCTTCCGTCTGTACGAGGAGAACATCGGCCCTCTGGCCCCCCTGGTGGCCGAGGAGCTGGAAGAGGCCGAGGCCCGCTACCCCTGGCCCTGGATCGAGGCCGCCTTCCGGGAGGCTGTGGAGCGCAACAAGAGGAGCTGGCGGTACATAAAGGCCATACTCAGGCGATGGGAAGAGGAGGGGCCCAGACATGAGGCGGCTGGACGAGGTTCTGAGAGGGATGACCTCCGCTGGCTGGAGGAGCGATATCGACGCGGGAAGGGGGAGCCCGCCTCCCCCGCCGGCCGCTGA
- a CDS encoding ATP-binding protein, with protein MRRLDEVLRGMTSAGWRSDIDAGRGSPPPPPAAEEEEEPTCPYCGGAGLVRKAVPLGHPDFGRAFPCRCTLQEDQEARRRRLQRFSNLRHHLNLTFDNLDANRGQPYAQAVEEARRFAEDPQGFLIIAGPSGSGKTHLAAAVANRCIERGQLTLFLAVPDLLDHLRATYRPDADTAYDELLEQLRSVPLLVLDDLGSHQSTPWAQEKLFQLINHRHAARLPTVVTLAAPLSRLEPRLRTRLTDPSSSKVLRLGDDVPEGLMRIDILASPRLQGLTFRSFDPSVITRDPEEQQILRRTVVQARAFARDPRGFLVLVGRPGTGKTRLAAAIGHHWRKEGRSVLFLAVPDLLDHLRSTFDPRHHLPYDDSFEVVRTIPHLILDDLGQHSSTPWAQEKLFQLINHRYNHLLPTVFTTNLTASALDPKLRVRLADPQVSTVLPMGRFDFWERGR; from the coding sequence ATGAGGCGGCTGGACGAGGTTCTGAGAGGGATGACCTCCGCTGGCTGGAGGAGCGATATCGACGCGGGAAGGGGGAGCCCGCCTCCCCCGCCGGCCGCTGAGGAGGAAGAGGAGCCCACCTGCCCCTACTGCGGAGGGGCCGGCCTCGTGCGCAAGGCCGTGCCCCTGGGCCACCCCGACTTCGGCAGGGCCTTCCCCTGCCGTTGCACCCTCCAGGAGGACCAGGAGGCCCGACGCCGCCGCCTCCAGCGCTTCTCCAACCTCCGCCACCACCTGAACCTCACCTTTGATAACCTGGATGCCAATCGCGGCCAGCCCTATGCTCAGGCGGTGGAGGAGGCCCGCCGCTTCGCTGAGGACCCACAGGGGTTCCTGATCATTGCTGGGCCCAGCGGCAGCGGCAAGACCCATCTGGCGGCGGCGGTGGCCAACCGGTGCATCGAGCGGGGCCAGCTCACCCTCTTTTTGGCCGTGCCAGACCTCCTGGACCACCTGCGGGCCACATACAGGCCCGATGCCGACACCGCCTACGACGAGCTTTTGGAGCAGCTGCGCTCGGTGCCCCTCCTGGTTCTGGACGACCTGGGCAGCCACCAGAGCACCCCGTGGGCGCAAGAGAAGCTCTTCCAGCTCATAAACCACCGTCACGCCGCCCGCCTGCCCACGGTGGTGACCCTGGCCGCACCGCTGTCCCGTCTGGAGCCCAGGCTGCGCACCAGGCTCACCGACCCCTCCTCCTCCAAGGTGCTGAGGTTGGGGGATGACGTGCCGGAGGGCCTCATGCGCATCGACATCCTCGCCTCCCCACGACTGCAGGGCCTCACCTTCCGCAGCTTCGACCCTAGCGTCATCACCCGAGACCCTGAGGAGCAACAGATCCTGCGTCGCACCGTGGTCCAGGCGCGGGCTTTCGCCCGCGATCCCCGCGGCTTCCTAGTGCTAGTGGGACGCCCCGGCACTGGCAAGACCCGTTTAGCCGCGGCCATTGGCCACCACTGGCGCAAGGAGGGGCGGTCGGTCCTCTTCCTGGCGGTGCCCGACTTGCTGGACCACCTGCGCTCCACCTTCGACCCCCGCCACCATCTCCCCTACGACGATAGCTTTGAGGTGGTGCGCACCATACCCCACCTCATCCTGGACGACCTGGGCCAACACTCCAGTACCCCCTGGGCTCAGGAGAAGCTCTTCCAGCTCATAAACCACCGCTATAACCACCTGCTGCCCACCGTCTTCACCACCAACCTCACCGCTAGCGCCCTGGACCCCAAGCTTAGGGTTCGCCTGGCCGACCCGCAGGTGAGCACCGTCCTGCCCATGGGCCGTTTCGATTTCTGGGAGCGGGGCCGCTAG